DNA sequence from the Janibacter sp. CX7 genome:
CGCGCCTGAGCACGGTCCTCGCCCCGGACGGAGCCCGCATCGCGGTCCGTGAGCACGCGGCTCCTGCCGGCACCGCCGAGGGCCCGACCCTCGTCCTCGCCCACGGCTGGTGCCTCGCCGCCGAGACCTGGGACCGGGTCGTCGCGGAGCTGCAGGCCCGGCGCCCGCACCTGCGGGTCATCACCTACGACCAACCCGGGCACGGGCTCTCCACGCCCGGCCACGACCGGCAGGTCAGCCTGCTCGACCTCGGCGCCACCCTGCGCGAGGTCATCGCCGAGACGGCTCCCGAGGGTGATGTCGTCCTCGGAGGTCACTCGATGGGCGGCATGACCGTCATGGCGCTCGCACAGGTCGCGCCCGAGCTCTTCGCCGAGCGGGTGCGCGGCGCCGCGCTCGTCGGCACGGCCTCGTGGCTCGGCACTCGGCGCCCGATCCCCGGCGAGGGCATCGCCATGGCCGTGCTCGGCCGTCTCCCCGCGGGCACCCGCGGCCTGCCGACGACCCCGCGCCTCACCGCGGCCAACCTCTTCGGCACCGACCCCGACCCGCAGGCCGTGCGCGCGACCGGTCGGCTGACGAGCCGCACCCGGGCAAATGTCGTCGCCGACTGGCACCGCGCGATCGGTGAGCTCGACTTCCGCGACCACCTCGCCCCCTTCGCCGGGGTCCGCACGGTCGTGCTCACCGGCGCCCGCGACCGGCTGACGCCCGTCTCCGCAGGTCGGCGGCTGGCCGCGGGGATCCCCGGTGCCGACTTCTGGTCGGTGCCCCGGGTCGGCCACATGATCACCTACGAGGCGCCGCGGCTCGTCGCCGACAAGATCGAGCTACTCCTCGACGCCCCAGCTGCGAGCGATCGAGCCTGAGCCCTCGCGGCGCCGCACGCCCAGGCAGACCAGGGCGAGCAGCGCGCCGAGCGCGGCGGAGCCCGCTGCGCCGATGAAGACGGTGTGCACCTGCAGCAGCGCCGCGTCGAGCAGCGCCTGCGCGTCGGTCTGCTGCTCGCGCGGCAGGGCGTCGACCGCCTCGTAGTAGCGGTGCAGGCCGACCCCGGTGAGCAGGGCGAGGCCGACGACCATCCCCACCATCCGGCTGACGACGACGAGGCTGCTCGCCGTGCCGTGCGCGTGCTGCGGGGCGTCGGCGAGCGCGGCGTCGTTGACCGGCGCGAGCGCCATGCCCAGGCCGAAGCCGACGACCGCGAGCGTCACCGTCGCGGAGACCTGGGCGAGCGAGTCGTGCCCCCAGCCAGACATGACGAGCAGACCGACGGCGGCCAGGGCCAGCCCGACGCCGGCGGACAGGCCGTCGCCGACCCACCGCAGCACCCATCCGCCGACGAGCGCCCCGACGGGCACGGCGACGAGGAACTTCACCAGCTCCATCGCCGCGTCGGTCTGCGTCCCGTCGGTCGTCAGCCGGGAGAAGAGCGGGACGTCGACGACGACCGCGACGAGCGCGACGCCGACGAGCAGCGAGATCGCCAGTGCCCAGCCGGTGCGGCCGCGCACCGTGCCGCGCGGCACGAGCGGCGAGGGCGCGGTGCGGTGGCGCCAGACGTAGAGCAGCAGCGCGACGACGGCCACGGGCAGCAGGGCGTAGCCGAGCGGCCCGACGACCTCGCTCTCGGGATCGGCGGAGCTGAAGGTCAGCACGACGCAGCCCAGGGCGGTGCCGAGCAGGAGCGCGCCGGGCAGGTCGCTCTCGCGCAGCGGCGGCCACCAGCTGCGCACCGTGAGCACCCCGACGAGCAGCGCGAGCGCGAGGGTCACGAGCCCGATGGGCGTGGCCAGCCGGCTGTCCCCGGCGAAGGGGACGAAGGGCAGCCCGAGGTAGACGTCGGTCGCCAGCGCCCGCGGCGCGGCGAGGGTGAGCCAGAGCAGGCCGACCGTGACGACCCCCAGCCCCGTGGTCACCAGCCGAGGACGAAGGGGGCGAGTCTCCCCCTTCGCGCTGCGGGTCACAGCCGCGATGGCCACCCACAGCAGCACGCCGAGCACGACGTTGAGCCAGAAGATCGCCCGCCAGTCGGCGACGAGCAGGACCGCCGCGCCGAGGAGCGGGCCGAGCACCGAGCCGAGCTCCTGGACCGCGCCGACGACACCGAGCGGCATCCCCCTTCGTCCCGGCGGCCACAGGTCGGCGACGAGGGCGAGCGTGGCGGGCACGAGCCCGCCGCCGCCGACGCCCTGGACGATGCGGCCGGCGACGAGGATGTCGAGGTCGACGGCCAGGGCGGTGATGCCCGAGCCGACGACGAAGACGACGAGGCAGCCGAGGAGGATGCGCGACCGGGAGACGAGGTCGGCGAGTCGGCCGATGAGCGGCAGGACCGCGATGTAGCCGAGCAGGAAGCCGGAGATGATCGGCGCTGCACGCTGGAGGTTGTCCAGGCCCAGGCCGACGCCGCTCATCATGTCGGTGAGCGCGAGCACGACGACATAGGTGTCGGCCGCGGCGAGCGCGACCGCGGTGGAGGCGAGGGCGAGCAGGACCCGCGGGTTGGTGCGGGCGGCGGTGGTGACGGGCGTCGTCACGTCAGGAGGAGGGCTTGGTGATCTCGACGTCCTTGCCGTAGTCCGAGAGCTCGAGCGTGTAGGTCGTCTCCGACTCCTTGTAGAAGTCACCGGTGATCTCGACCTGCCGCAGCTCGCCGCTGTCGGGCTCGATGCCGTAGGTGACGTCGAAGTCCTCGCCCCCCTCGGCGAGCCCGAAGAGCCGTTCGATGTCGGCCTTGGGCACGGTGCCGGTGTACTCCTGCAGCACGGTGTCACCGTCGCGGGTCTTCTCGCCCGCCTTGGCGCCCTCGGTGTGCTCGAGGATCTGGTCGACACCGCTGCCGGTGCGGAAGAACTCGGCGGGGTTGGGGGCGCCGAGGTCCTTCATGTCCACGGGGTTGAAGTCCTTGGTGAAGAAGGACATCCACGTCTTGTCGTCGATGGCGATGATCTCGACGCCCGCGGAGGCGCCGTCGATGACGCCGGTGACCTGGCCCTGGAACTTCGGGGTCGTCGTGTCGACGATGCCCGAGCCGTTGGCCGCCGAGACGCCGTTGCGCCCCTTGGGGATCGCCGAGGACTTCAGGTCGAAGGCCACCGTCCCCGAGTCGACAAAGGTCGTGCGGGCCGCGTCGAGGGCTTCCTTGGGCGGGGTCGCCTCCTCGAAGGCCGAGCACCCCGCGGTCAGGGTGAGCACGAGGGGCACGGCGGCAAGGAGGGAGCGTCGTCGCATGGCCGCCAACCTAACCGCTGGGTGGCCGTCGATCGAGCATCAGGAGGGATGGGTCACGTGGACGAGAGGCGTCCGTCAGTCGCGTTCGTTGTTCATGTAGGCGATCCACGCGAGGACTGCCCCGAGGAGCAGGCCACAGCCGGCGATCGTGGTCCACGGCCCGGCCCCGAGAGCAACGGCGATCACATAGCTGGCGACGACGCCGACCACGGTGACCGCCCACGCCGTGAGCGCCTTCTGCCGCATGACGATGCCGGACACATAGTCGCGCCACGGCATCTGTCGTCGCCGCTCCAGGCGCTGCCAGACCACCAGCGCAGCGAGCGCGATGAGGACCAGCAGCACCGCGCTCGTCACCCGGGGACCCAGTCCGGCAAGGCGGAAGAGCAGGGCGGCCGCGACCGTCAGCCCCCAGTGCGCACGACTGATGTCGTCGGTGAGCAGCTCGTCGAGGTCGTCTCGGTGACGGACGTCCATGAGTGGCAGGGGCACGGGAGCAGACTACGCAGCGCCGGCCCCCCAGAGCCGGCTCGTCGCCACCCGGAGCGCGGGCAGGGAGGCCGCCCGCAGCACCTGACCGCGCAGGTGGCGACGACGGGCGAAGGCGCGGGGCGCTCCCTTCGTCCCGTGGCGGTGGACCGCGTCGGCCAGCGCCACGGCGTCAGCGAGCGCCTCGTTGGCCCCGCGCCCGAGGTTGGGGCCCATGGCGTGGGCCGCGTCGCCGATGACGACGAGGGCGTCGTCGACCGGGGTCCGCAGCGGCGGGGCGAGCAGGACGCGCTGGGCGTCGGCTGCGTCACCGACGGCCGCGAGGACCTCGCCGACACGCCTGTCCCAGTTGGCGAGACGACCGCGGACCAGGGCGACGGCGTCGTCGCGATCGACCTTGACGCCCCGGTGGTCGCCGCGCACGGCGGCGAACCACGCTGCGCCCTGCGGGCCGGGCGTCACCCCGAAGAGCCCGCCGCGCCCCCACCACTCGGTGGCGGTCGTGACGGGTGGGCCCGGCAGGTGACCGCGCAGCGCGATCCAGTCGGTGACGACGGGCGCCGACCCGGCCCACGTGTGCTGGCGCACGGCCGAGCGCACGCCGTCGGCGCCGACGACGAGGTCGGCACCGGTGCTGCTGGCCAGGGCCCGAGGGTCGGTGACCAGCTCGGTGAGCCGGGTGACCGAAGGGGGGATCGCCGCCTCGAGCGCCACCACGAGATCCGGGCGTGGGACGAACCACAGACGCGGCGCACCGTGCCCGGCCGACCGCAGCTCGTGGATCGGCCGGCCGTCGGAGCGGCGCAGGGCGCCCCGGGTGACCGGCAGGGAGGTCCGGCGGGTCGACTCGCCGACACCGATCGCGTCGAGGGCATCGCGGCCCCCGCGCCACAGGGCGAGGACGGTGCCGGCGCCGGCCCGCTCGGGCCGTTCCTCGACGAGGGTCACGTGGACCCG
Encoded proteins:
- a CDS encoding alpha/beta fold hydrolase; translated protein: MSADPRLSTVLAPDGARIAVREHAAPAGTAEGPTLVLAHGWCLAAETWDRVVAELQARRPHLRVITYDQPGHGLSTPGHDRQVSLLDLGATLREVIAETAPEGDVVLGGHSMGGMTVMALAQVAPELFAERVRGAALVGTASWLGTRRPIPGEGIAMAVLGRLPAGTRGLPTTPRLTAANLFGTDPDPQAVRATGRLTSRTRANVVADWHRAIGELDFRDHLAPFAGVRTVVLTGARDRLTPVSAGRRLAAGIPGADFWSVPRVGHMITYEAPRLVADKIELLLDAPAASDRA
- a CDS encoding MFS transporter → MTTPVTTAARTNPRVLLALASTAVALAAADTYVVVLALTDMMSGVGLGLDNLQRAAPIISGFLLGYIAVLPLIGRLADLVSRSRILLGCLVVFVVGSGITALAVDLDILVAGRIVQGVGGGGLVPATLALVADLWPPGRRGMPLGVVGAVQELGSVLGPLLGAAVLLVADWRAIFWLNVVLGVLLWVAIAAVTRSAKGETRPLRPRLVTTGLGVVTVGLLWLTLAAPRALATDVYLGLPFVPFAGDSRLATPIGLVTLALALLVGVLTVRSWWPPLRESDLPGALLLGTALGCVVLTFSSADPESEVVGPLGYALLPVAVVALLLYVWRHRTAPSPLVPRGTVRGRTGWALAISLLVGVALVAVVVDVPLFSRLTTDGTQTDAAMELVKFLVAVPVGALVGGWVLRWVGDGLSAGVGLALAAVGLLVMSGWGHDSLAQVSATVTLAVVGFGLGMALAPVNDAALADAPQHAHGTASSLVVVSRMVGMVVGLALLTGVGLHRYYEAVDALPREQQTDAQALLDAALLQVHTVFIGAAGSAALGALLALVCLGVRRREGSGSIARSWGVEE
- a CDS encoding LppX_LprAFG lipoprotein, encoding MRRRSLLAAVPLVLTLTAGCSAFEEATPPKEALDAARTTFVDSGTVAFDLKSSAIPKGRNGVSAANGSGIVDTTTPKFQGQVTGVIDGASAGVEIIAIDDKTWMSFFTKDFNPVDMKDLGAPNPAEFFRTGSGVDQILEHTEGAKAGEKTRDGDTVLQEYTGTVPKADIERLFGLAEGGEDFDVTYGIEPDSGELRQVEITGDFYKESETTYTLELSDYGKDVEITKPSS
- a CDS encoding NAD(P)/FAD-dependent oxidoreductase; protein product: MRAREHVLVVGGGIAGLALAAALDPRRVHVTLVEERPERAGAGTVLALWRGGRDALDAIGVGESTRRTSLPVTRGALRRSDGRPIHELRSAGHGAPRLWFVPRPDLVVALEAAIPPSVTRLTELVTDPRALASSTGADLVVGADGVRSAVRQHTWAGSAPVVTDWIALRGHLPGPPVTTATEWWGRGGLFGVTPGPQGAAWFAAVRGDHRGVKVDRDDAVALVRGRLANWDRRVGEVLAAVGDAADAQRVLLAPPLRTPVDDALVVIGDAAHAMGPNLGRGANEALADAVALADAVHRHGTKGAPRAFARRRHLRGQVLRAASLPALRVATSRLWGAGAA